The DNA sequence GCTAGCTGTTTTGTAAATGAGGAGTTGAAAGGTTTAGCTTTTAACTTTCTCTTTAAAATACTCATAGGTTTGTCTAGTGGGTAATCCTTTAGATCTGATAATAAGCTTAAACCATGATCAAATATAGGGGCTAACTGCCAAGCTTCTGTAATTGGATTAAATAGAAAAAGAATGTTATTTGTATGGCGATCTTCATTTAGTATAAATGCATCGAAAGCTAACATACGAGCTATTTCATTTGATACATCTAATCCTGTAAATTGGTGAACCTTGTCCATCATGATTTTAAATTTATCTTCAGTTGAGTAGCCTGTGGTTGTTAAAATATCATCTGTTGTTTCAAAGTTCGCTTCAAAAAGTCGTTCAAGTGTTACCTCTTGTAAAGAACCTCGAAAGTCATAGGAGTAACAGCCTTCGGTAATTGTGCCATCATCTTTTTCTATCAAACATGGTGTATAGGAAACGAAAGAAGTCTTAGGCAAAGTTGAACAGCTAAGTACAAGAGAAGCAACATATTCTGCCATATTCTCATAACCGCGAGTATTTTCTTTAATCCATTTATCCCCTACTAACCACTTCGATTGATCCCCTTTACTCGAGGTGCTAACAATCGTCTTAGTATCTCGACCAATTTGAATCCTCTCCATTTCTTACACCACCGTTCAGAATTTATAAGTTTATTCTATAGTATCAGAAAAGCTAGCTTCTCAAACCCGTTTTCCTAAAAAAGATCGCTATCAAGACTATTCCTTCCATTTCGTTTACAAAGGTATACTTTTAGGACGCATCAAAAAAACTACTATTAAAAGTTTAAAAAGGTATAAAAATAATTTTATAAACGTTTATAAAATAACTAACACTTTTACATCTAAAAATTGTATAATCAAGGAAACTAGTCTAGTAGGTGAGGGTTATATGTCCAACGTAAAAGTATTTGGTTATATTCGAGTTTCAAGTAAAGATCAAAATGAAGCACGGCAGTTGCAAAAAATGATTGCTAAAGGAATTGACGAGCGAGACATTTTTATGGATAAGGCTAGTGGTGCTAATTTTGATCGAATTCAGTATCAAGCGTTGCGGGAAAGAATTCGTGAAGGAGATTTAATCTATATAGATGCACTTGATCGATTAGGTAGGTCATATGACGATGTTATTGCAGAATGGAAGCATATTACTCGCACGTTAAAAGCAGACATTATCATTCTCGAAAATGAAACATTGTTTGATAGTCGTAATTTTAGAGACATGGGAGACATGGGGAAGCTAATGGAGGATCAATTCTTATCGCTCCTTGCCTATGTAGCGGACCAAGAACGAAAAAAGATTCGTCAGCGCCAGGCAGAAGGAATTGCTGTAGCCAAAGCTCAAGGCAAACATTTAGGGAGACCTAAGTTTAATTTAGATAGTTTAAATAAAGAACAATATAAGACTCTAGAAGAGAACTATATAATATGGAAGGAAAAGAAATTATCTGGCGTTCGTTTCATGGAATTGCTTGGGTTAAAGAAGAATACGTTTTATAAGATTGTGAAGGAGTATGAGTATAGGGCTTAAACTATACTCTTTAAATTTACCTTGTCGAATTAATAAAACAATTGTCGAAGGTATCTCTTTTTAGTGCACTTTCCATTATACTATTACTTATTACCTAAATTAAGATATACATCTTAGTATTAAATTACCACTAAATACAATTCTAAGACTACACTGAAGGAGATATTAATGATTTCTAACGAAGAAGTGGTTATATTTATTAAAGAAATTAATTTGTTAATTAATGACTACAATAGATGTGACGATATACTCGTAAAAAAACAAATTTATGATGATATATTACTTTTAAGTAAAGTATTGACCAGTAAACATTTAACTTAGTTTTATTGAACGATCGTGTATTAGTACTCCGTGTCTTTTTTTATTAATTCTCATTAGCCTGACTATATGATTTTGTACTTTTTAAATTAATAACTTAAGAAGTTTCTTTAATGAAGTGTATAGGTCTTTACTCGTATCCAAGCTCTTTTTTTGTCTTTTTTTATCGAAACCCTTTAAATATAACCAATTATATGAGCATAATATCATGTAAACACCTAGAATTAGTCATCATTAATAGAGTTTACACAAATTTTTACAACGATATGGAGTAATTAGTCATGGATAATAAGGAAGAGTTAGAGGCAATCATAGAAAAAAAGAGAGAAGAAATGATTCAAGTAGGTATTACAAAGGGGCTTACACATAGCACTACTATTAAATGTAGCCAAGAATTAGACCAGTTATTAAACATTAGGCGGAGCTTATATACTACTAATAAAAATATACAAGCTTATTATAAATTAGTAGTTTAACTAGACTACCAAAAGCAATTAAAAGGTAGTTGGTATTGAATTTCATGAAAGAAAAACCCCAAATCAGTTGCTTCTTTTTCCCTTTTAATGGGGTGAAAGCTTCCTAAATAGCAACCTAAAAGAGTCACCTCCCTCTGAAAAGGAAGCGACTCTTTTAGGTTGCTATTTTCTATAATATAATACTTACCTACAATTTAAATACACGAACAGTCTCTTGTAACTCCTCAGCCATTTTAGCTAGGGATTCTGCTGATGCTGTCACTTCTTCCATAGAAGCATTACTTTCTTCGGTTGATGCTGCTACATTCTGTGCATGATTAGCCGATTCTTTTGCAATGTTTGCGGTTTCTCTAATGTTTTCTAACATAGCTTCTGAACCAGAAGTAATTTGCTGGAGAGAAGCCGATACGTCTTGTACCTGACCTGTAATATGTCGAACTGAATCAGAAATGGTGCTAAAGGACGTACCTGCTTGATTTACATAGTTTAACCCTTCTTCTACTTGTAGTCTGCCATGAGTCATATGTTCCACTGATTGCTGAATATCAGTTTGAATATCCTTCACTAACCTTCCAATTTTACCGGATGAATCAGTTGATTGTTCAGCCAATTTACGAACTTCATTTGCTACAACAGCAAATCCCTTGCCATGTTCACCAGCACGAGCAGCTTCTATCGTCGCATTTAGCGCTAACAAATTTGTTTGTTCAGCAATACTCGTAATCAATGAAATAATATTACCAATCTCTTCGGATTTTCCACCTAATTGCTTTATTACCTCTGAAGTATTCCTAGTTTGAGTATTAATTTGGTTCATTTGTTGAATTGTTTGATTAATTACTTCTTTTCCTTCAACTGCGCTTTGTGAAGTAGTCAGGGCAGATTCATTAACCGATTGCATACTTTGAGAAATTTGATGCATACCTGTCGCCATTTCCTGTGCTGTATTCTCCACTTCTTGCGTATAGTGCGATTGTGTTTCAGTACCAGTAGCCACTACCTGAATAGATTCACTAATTGTTTCTGAGACTTTGCTATTTTCTTCTGAACTTGCACTTAATTGCTCAGAGCTTGCAGCAAGTTGTTCAGAAGTATGACTAATATGTTGTATTAATTCACGTAATTGGTCGAGCATATAATTCATCGCTGTGCTCAGTTCGCCAATTTCATCTTTTGACTTAGTATGTATCTTTTCAATATCAAGATTACCTTGACTAACTGATTGGGCAACATCGACAGCTTTTTTTAAGTTTCGGCTAATTTGATTACTAAGTAAAATAAAAATAATGCAACCAACTACCAACGATATAACAAAACTAATAAAAAATACATTTTTCGCTTTATCGACACTGCTTAATGCCATGTCAGCCGCATAATGAGCCTGCTCTTTGACTATATCTACAAGTTCAAGTGTATCCAAAACCATTTCGTGACGGATTACATCCAATTCAGAAATAAGCGTCTGCTGAGCTTCTTCATCCCCATTAAATATTTCTATAGCAAGTTCATCAAACTTATCATTTCCACTCACAATAGATTGAAAAAGTTCTTGTTGTTGATCAGTGTGCATTCTAGTAGAGATAGAGTTCAGAAATCCAGTTAATTTTTCATCCTGAATAGTATAGAAGTTCTCATCATATGTACCGTTTCTAACAAAATCACTTACTAGAATATATTTAGAGCGTGTTAATGCTCCAATATCCGTTATTATTACTGCCCTGTCACTTCTTCTTTCTAAATTTTCTACCTCATCTGTTACAATATCTAACTGAAGATAAATAGTAATCCCACCAGTTATAAAAATGATACAAACTAAAAAGAAAGCAAGTAGCACTTTCCACCTAATTTTTAAATTGTTCCATAGATTCATAAGTTGTACCCCCATATAAATTTTTTCGTAGTCAAAACGAAAATGTAAAAACACTATCCTAAGTACTCGATAAAAAAAGGAAAATTCAAAAAACTGCCTCTATAATTATTTGCTTTTTTTCTTTTCTCGAAAATTTTTATTACCATAAATATAGTACTTATGCACTTTACATATATAGACATTATGCAACAAAAGTCGTAATGTTTACAGTGAAACTAAGAGTCAAAATTCGACATATTTCGCAAATTAAATCTATACCTTTTTATTATTTCAGCCAAACGCTTTCAATTCAGGTTATTACCTTAAAAATAAAACTCTGTTTGATAGCCATAAGTTCGGATAAATTAATAGAGGATCAGTTCTTCTTATCGATGGGAATTATGCATCAATATATCTAAGCAACTGTTAGTTTACTAATCAAAAAAAACCATGGAGTTCACTTAATCCATGGCTTTCCTTCAATTATATTTTAAATCCTTTTATCATTTCTCTAAGTTTTTCACTAGATTCATTTAAGTTTTCAGCTGACTTTGCCATCGATTGAATCGCTCTAACCTGTTCTTCAGTCGATGCTGTAATTTGTTCGGTTGAAGCGGCCGACTCTTCAGCAACAGCACTAACATTTTGGAGGGTTCCAATCACATCATCTTTCGAACCATTCATTGCATGAATATCATCATTACTCGTTTTAATTGATTGTAAAATATCTTGTAAATTATTATTAATTGATTTAAATACGTTCTCGGTATCTAGAGCTACCTGAATTTGTTCCTTTGAACTTTTATTCGACTTGTCCATTGTGTCCAGCACATTAGTAGTTTCTTCTTGAATACCTAAAATGGTTTGCTTCACTTTTTCTGTAGCTACCGAAGATTGTTCAGCCAACTTCCGAACTTCAGATGCCACTACCGCGAACCCTTTTCCATGTTCTCCAGCTCTAGCTGCCTCAATTGATGCGTTTAACGCTAGTAAATTGGTTTGTTCGGAAATTTCATTTATACTACCGATTATTGTCTCGATCTCTTTAATTTTACTAACTAAATTTGAAATGTCCGTATTTACCGATTGAATAACTTCGCTTGTTTCATTTGTTTTTACTTTCAAGATTTCAGCTTGAGCTACACCTTTTTGACTAGATTCGTCCACTTTTTTTGATAAGACATTCATTTGTTCATTTTGTTCACTAACTTTCTCTATTTGTGAAGATAAAGTAAATGACTTTTTATTTGCTAATTCAATATCAGATGCTTGTTGATTTGCGCCCCTAGCAATTTCTGCGATGGCCCTTCCTACTTCTTCGCTAGAAGCTGTTGTTTCTTCTGAAATAGCGCTTAAATTCTCCGATGCTTGTGAGACTTCTGTCACAGAGTGTTCTACAGAAGAAATAAGCTTTTTCATATTCCTTACCATATCATTAAAGTGATTTGATAGTTCACCAATCTCATCCTTAGACTTTGATTTTACGTAAACAGTTAAATCTCCATCCGCTACTTTGTTTACTTGCTCTTTTAATCTCAAGATAGGTTTGGTCAAACTTTGGGAGATAAAATAAGTCACCACTATAGCTACCCCAATCCCGATCAATGAAACTAGAAAAATGATAAATAAGAAATGGTTAGCTTCTTCAAGTAAACGTTCTTCAAAATAAACTGTTCCCACTTTCCAACCCGTTTGTTCAATCGTCCCATAGGATAAAACGCGGGCTTGGTCATTATAAATGTAATCAAAATACCCTTGTTCTTCAGATTGATACATTGATTGTATAAAGTCTAAATGAAATAAATCATTTCCTCTTTCATTAGGATGAACTAAAGCTACTCCTTGTTTATCTAACAATATTGAATATCCATCATATCCTACAAAAGTTTCGCTAATGATTTGTTCTAGTGAATCTAAACTTAAGTCATTCGCCACGACACCTAACGTCTGATTCGTTTGAGGATCAATGATTGCTTTAGCAACAGTTAATACATATTCTCCGTTACTACTATCAATATATGGTTCAGTAAAAATAACCTCATTTGGATTTTGAATTGCATCTATGTACCAAGGTCTCGTTGTAGGATCATAATCACTCGGTAAGTCAACAAAGGGTTCCGTGTACATATTCTGATTAACAGAAGCAATGTATGCAAGTGTGATATTTGGATATACTTCTAAGTATTTTTCAAAGTCAGTCTGAATGCTTTCCCAACTGAAGTTGGAATCTTCATTCTGTGAATCACGTAAAAACTGAATGAGCATTTCATTACTACTGTATCGATCAACACTAGTACTGTACTGATCCAAGTAAAGTTCAGTTACTGATTTCATTTCATGTACACTAGAATTAGCTTGTACTCTTGCAGTCTCTTCTATAGAGTCTTTACTTAAGAAATAGGTGGTAGTAGAGACTGATGTTAAAATAATGAAAATTAATGTTATAAATGATAGCACTAATTTCGTATTAATTTTACGAAACATATAATTCCTCCTTAGATTTATAATAAACAACACAGTAATAGTAGAAATGTACAATGGCTATTTTACCATAACTTTTTATATAAAATATTTTATATATTCAGATTATTTTTTGCTTTTTTGTTCGTGTTTCTTGCTGAGGACTTCCAAAGACTTCTCTGTAAACTTCCTTTTAATGTGGTTATTTATTGTGTCTATTCATCATTTACTATTTAACCGAGATTATATCTAGGAGTTATGTACCAACATGAGTCAAATAAAAATAATTTCATCCTTTCATTGCTACCACAGTTCGTAAATCACTATGCAGGGTTCTACCTTCGTGCTGATAGGCTTTCAAATAATAATTGAGAAGGAATGAATAAAAGAAGATTGGAAGAAATAAAGGTTCCTTCTAATCTTCTTTTATTCTCATATCATTTTTACAACTGCCACATAGCAACAGTTGTAAAAATAAACGTATAAATTAACGTTTCTTCCTTCTTTTCTTCGTTGGTTGGTTTATAGGTTTCCAATTAAAAAAATTACACATGCCCACTAGCATGTGTAACGTAGGTCTTATTCAGAATATCCTTTTAAGCCTACATATTTAAAAATATGCTTTTTACCTTTTTTCACTTTTTTAAAAATACCGAGCTCCGATAGTTCCATTAAATCTCTTCTTGCTGTTTCATAGACAACCTTTGATCTTTTTTTGTATTCTTCAATTGTCGTAATGTTAGTTTCTTTTCTTTTCATATATTTCAAGAACTTCTTTTGCCTTGGCGATAAAATAATCTCGTCACTGTCTAATTGCTTTAAGAGGACTTCATGATCAACTTCTTTGGTTAGCTTCTCTATCATGTCACTCATTGATAGTAAAGTCATCTTAGAATAGGCTAGTAGAAAGTAAGTTAAGTCACTTTCGTAATCTTCCGTATCTTTTATTGCTTTATAATACTTCTTCTTTTTTTGATTTACGACTGTTGAGATAGAGAAGAACTTATAGAAATCATAGCCATTTTTCAGTAAATACATATAGGAAAATGCCCTTGCGACTCTACCATTTCCATCATAAAACGGATGGATATACACAAGGTAAAAGTGAATAATAGACGCCTTCAAAAGTGGATTGATAAATACTTCATCTGAATGTATGAATGTAAATAAATCATCCATCATCGGCTGTACATAATTAGCATCTGGCGCTACATAAATTGGTTCAGTTTTTGTTACATCTTCATCCATTAAATACACAGGACCTTGACGGTATTTTTCCGTNNNNNNNNNNCGAAGATTGTTCAGCCAACTTCCGAACTTCAGATGCCACTACCGCGAACCCTTTTCCATGTTCTCCAGCTCTAGCTGCCTCAATTGATGCGTTTAACGCTAGTAAATTGGTTTGTTCGGAAATTTCATTTATACTACCGATTATTGTCTCGATCTCTTTAATTTTACTAACTAAATTTGAAATGTCCGTATTTACCGATTGAATAACTTCGCTTGTTTCATTTGTTTTTACTTTCAAGATTTCAGCTTGAGCTACACCTTTTTGACTAGATTCGTCCACTTTTTTTGATAAGACATTCATTTGTTCATTTTGTTCACTAACTTTCTCTATTTGTGAAGATAAAGTAAATGACTTTTTATTTGCTAATTCAATATCAGATGCTTGTTGATTTGCGCCCCTAGCAATTTCTGCGATGGCCCTTCCTACTTCTTCGCTAGAAGCTGTTGTTTCTTCTGAAATAGCGCTTAAATTCTCCGATGCTTGTGAGACTTCTGTCACAGAGTGTTCTACAGAAGAAATAAGCTTTTTCATATTCCTTACCATATCATTAAAGTGATTTGATAGTTCACCAATCTCATCCTTAGACTTTGATTTTACGTAAACAGTTAAATCTCCATCCGCTACTTTGTTTACTTGCTCTTTTAATCTCAAGATAGGTTTGGTCAAACTTTGGGAGATAAAATAAGTCACCACTATAGCTACCCCAATCCCGATCAATGAAACTAGAAAAATGATAAATAAGAAATGGTTAGCTTCTTCAAGTAAACGTTCTTCAAAATAAACTGTTCCCACTTTCCAACCCGTTTGTTCAATCGTCCCATAGGATAAAACGCGGGCTTGGTCATTATAAATGTAATCAAAATACCCTTGTTCTTCAGATTGATACATTGATTGTATAAAGTCTAAATGAAATAAATCATTTCCTCTTTCATTAGGATGAACTAAAGCTACTCCTTGTTTATCTAACAATATTGAATATCCATCATATCCTACAAAAGTTTCGCTAATGATTTGTTCTAGTGAATCTAAACTTAAGTCATTCGCCACGACACCTAACGTCTGATTCGTTTGAGGATCAATGATTGCTTTAGCAACAGTTAATACATATTCTCCGTTACTACTATCAATATATGGTTCAGTAAAAATAACCTCATTTGGATTTTGAATTGCATCTATGTACCAAGGTCTCGTTGTAGGATCATAATCACTCGGTAAGTCAACAAAGGGTTCCGTGTACATATTCTGATTAACAGAAGCAATGTATGCAAGTGTGATATTTGGATATACTTCTAAGTATTTTTCAAAGTCAGTCTGAATGCTTTCCCAACTGAAGTTGGAATCTTCATTCTGTGAATCACGTAAAAACTGAATGAGCATTTCATTACTACTGTATCGATCAACACTAGTACTGTACTGATCCAAGTAAAGTTCAGTTACTGATTTCATTTCATGTACACTAGAATTAGCTTGTACTCTTGCAGTCTCTTCTATAGAGTCTTTACTTAAGAAATAGGTGGTAG is a window from the Bacillus sp. FJAT-45350 genome containing:
- a CDS encoding aspartyl-phosphate phosphatase Spo0E family protein yields the protein MDNKEELEAIIEKKREEMIQVGITKGLTHSTTIKCSQELDQLLNIRRSLYTTNKNIQAYYKLVV
- a CDS encoding Fic family protein, coding for TEKYRQGPVYLMDEDVTKTEPIYVAPDANYVQPMMDDLFTFIHSDEVFINPLLKASIIHFYLVYIHPFYDGNGRVARAFSYMYLLKNGYDFYKFFSISTVVNQKKKKYYKAIKDTEDYESDLTYFLLAYSKMTLLSMSDMIEKLTKEVDHEVLLKQLDSDEIILSPRQKKFLKYMKRKETNITTIEEYKKRSKVVYETARRDLMELSELGIFKKVKKGKKHIFKYVGLKGYSE
- a CDS encoding methyl-accepting chemotaxis protein → MVRNMKKLISSVEHSVTEVSQASENLSAISEETTASSEEVGRAIAEIARGANQQASDIELANKKSFTLSSQIEKVSEQNEQMNVLSKKVDESSQKGVAQAEILKVKTNETSEVIQSVNTDISNLVSKIKEIETIIGSINEISEQTNLLALNASIEAARAGEHGKGFAVVASEVRKLAEQSS
- a CDS encoding methyl-accepting chemotaxis protein, encoding MNLWNNLKIRWKVLLAFFLVCIIFITGGITIYLQLDIVTDEVENLERRSDRAVIITDIGALTRSKYILVSDFVRNGTYDENFYTIQDEKLTGFLNSISTRMHTDQQQELFQSIVSGNDKFDELAIEIFNGDEEAQQTLISELDVIRHEMVLDTLELVDIVKEQAHYAADMALSSVDKAKNVFFISFVISLVVGCIIFILLSNQISRNLKKAVDVAQSVSQGNLDIEKIHTKSKDEIGELSTAMNYMLDQLRELIQHISHTSEQLAASSEQLSASSEENSKVSETISESIQVVATGTETQSHYTQEVENTAQEMATGMHQISQSMQSVNESALTTSQSAVEGKEVINQTIQQMNQINTQTRNTSEVIKQLGGKSEEIGNIISLITSIAEQTNLLALNATIEAARAGEHGKGFAVVANEVRKLAEQSTDSSGKIGRLVKDIQTDIQQSVEHMTHGRLQVEEGLNYVNQAGTSFSTISDSVRHITGQVQDVSASLQQITSGSEAMLENIRETANIAKESANHAQNVAASTEESNASMEEVTASAESLAKMAEELQETVRVFKL
- a CDS encoding recombinase family protein; amino-acid sequence: MSNVKVFGYIRVSSKDQNEARQLQKMIAKGIDERDIFMDKASGANFDRIQYQALRERIREGDLIYIDALDRLGRSYDDVIAEWKHITRTLKADIIILENETLFDSRNFRDMGDMGKLMEDQFLSLLAYVADQERKKIRQRQAEGIAVAKAQGKHLGRPKFNLDSLNKEQYKTLEENYIIWKEKKLSGVRFMELLGLKKNTFYKIVKEYEYRA
- a CDS encoding methyl-accepting chemotaxis protein: MVRNMKKLISSVEHSVTEVSQASENLSAISEETTASSEEVGRAIAEIARGANQQASDIELANKKSFTLSSQIEKVSEQNEQMNVLSKKVDESSQKGVAQAEILKVKTNETSEVIQSVNTDISNLVSKIKEIETIIGSINEISEQTNLLALNASIEAARAGEHGKGFAVVASEVRKLAEQSSVATEKVKQTILGIQEETTNVLDTMDKSNKSSKEQIQVALDTENVFKSINNNLQDILQSIKTSNDDIHAMNGSKDDVIGTLQNVSAVAEESAASTEQITASTEEQVRAIQSMAKSAENLNESSEKLREMIKGFKI